CCGTTTTCAACGACCAGGCTTACGAGATCCTGATGGTAGAGGTGCTCACAGCTGCAGACCAGCCGGCCTTTTTCATTGGGAAGCCTGTTCTCATAGAAGCTTTTGAGGTCGATCTCTTCGTTCTCTTCCATGATCTCTTCTATGTAGCCTACATCCATATTCGAGTTTAGACCAATGAAGCGTAGCAGTCTGTTGTACTGAAGGTAATATTCATCTACGCGTTTGTCCTGCTCAGAGTCTATGATAATTTTTTCAAACTCTTTTCCAAAATGGGGTGATCTTACATCCACCAGGTCGAATTCTCCGACTTTTAGCATGTCGATAGTGATCTCCGGTACGAAAGGTTTGGAGTCTTCCTGCAGGATCTTCGATATGGCTGCATCGGCCTGCAGTGTACATGCTTTGACATGTCCCGCGATGAAACCGTTCTCTCTAAGCTGGGCACACTCTCCTACAGCATAGATATCTTCCTGGGAAGTCTGCATATAACTGTCCGTAAGTATCCCTCTATCACATTCGAGTGTTTCTTTGAAAGGGCCGATATTTGGTGTAATACCTATGCCAAAGATGAGAAAGGGGTCATCGAAAGTATGTTTCGTTGTTTTGAGCAGAGTGATGCGGCCATTCTCGATCCGGGTATCGGTAATGACATCTTCATAGGAGATACGGATCTTTCCGTTCTTGAGGTAGGCCTCTTCCATGATCTTTATGGACTGGGGTGAGAGGGTCTTGTCATAAAGCGTCTTGCCTCTCACAAGTAATGTGATGTGCTTGATATCCTCTACGTTGTCGAGTGTATCGAGCAGTTCCAGAGAGATCGGCCCGGCACCTACGAGGACGACCTCCCTGCCTTTGATCTGTTCTGCTATTTTGAAAGCTTCATCGGCACTTCTGAAGACGGAAGCATTTTCAATATGGTCCAGGTCGAAGGGGGACTTTGCGACAGAACCGGTCGCGATGATAAGAACATCATAGGCATACATGTTCTTTTCCGAGAAGATCTTTTTTTCTCTGCTGTCTATTTTGATGATCTTCTGACCGAGTTCCAGATTGACAGTAGGATCCAGGGGCAGTTGTATCTCTTCAACATCAATATTCTTTTCGATCAGCTTGCAGAGATGGATACGGTCGTAGGGTGCATACTGCTCTTCACTGACGATCAGTACATCGGTCTGGTTTGAGAGTGTTTTGATACGGTTCGCCATATAGGCTGCCGCGATACCGCCACCGACGATCACGATTCTCATAAGCATCCTTTCACGAATTCTTGTAAATTATATCATATATCGAAAAGTATCTTTTTCTGCTCTTCTCTGCTGTAGTTGAAACGCCATTCTGCCTCTTTGAGATAGAAGATGAACTGCTCAGCGCTGACACCTTTGTATTGCAGAATAAAATCTTCAAAGTAATCCCAGAATTTGGTGATGGTATTTTCTGCATTTGTGAGTTTTGCCACTTTGTTGAACTGCAGGTATTTCAGCAGCAGTTTTCGCTCCTGTGCATCACTTCTGTCATAGCCGTATCGCTCAAGCGTGGGCATCATGAGGTTGTAGACCTTCTTTTCATAGGAGAGTGTCAGAAAGTGCTGAAGCTTGTTTATGTTGTTCTCTTCGATCTTCAGGCTCTTTGGCAGGTAGAGATATTCATCGTATCCCGTGACCGCTTCAATGTGACGTTGATACTGTCTGTCAGAATACAGTGCAATGTGTCTTCTGAACTTTTCATAGTATTTCAGTACAGTTGCAATATGCATACCCGTGTTTGTAGATGTTACTTTGGCAGTTCTGGCTTCAATGAAAGCGCTTTTCAATGTCTGTTCTTTGGCTATTTTTTTCAGGCTGAATTTACGCTTGCATTTGCTGCATTTCCGTAATCCGTCTTTCAGTATATAAGTATAGGGATGTCCACAATAGATGCAATTCATTCTTTATCATACTATTTGGTCCTTAAATTAGATAAGAAATAGATTTTTTAATTTGAACTTAATGTAAAAAGACTACTATAATGAATAATCATTCACTTATGGGAGAGATCTGATGGAATTGTCATTGCTTCTTATTTTCTGTTACGGTATACTCCATGCATTCGGACCTGACCATCTGACCGCGATCGCGGATTTCTCCATAGGGAAGAACAAAAAAAAGACCATGATGATCACCACGCTTTTCGCCATTGGTCACGGGTTGAGCCTTTTTATATTTGCCAAGATCCTGCAAAGTGCCGATATCTCCGGTGAGATCCTGGCCTACGGTGATATCATCTCCGCTACGGTCATTATCGCTATGGGGCTCTACTTGCTATTTATGGTGATGACAGACCGCATACATCTTCGAAAGCACATGCACCACGGTGAAGAACACATACATATCTGGTTCGGCAAGTCACATGACCATGAGGACACGGTAGCAGAAGGATCCTCCTTTACAATGGGCCTTTTGATGGGTGCCGGCGGTGTGCGCGGTATGCTTATTACACTGGGTGCTGTCGGCAGCGGGAACGTGGACTTTACGATGATCGGTGCTTTTACGGCAGGTGTCATGCTCATTTTTGTAGGTTTCGGGATGATCATTCTCTATTTGAACCAACACTTTCTGGGAAATATCACCAATGTCAGAAGGGCATTCGCGACAGCCGGAGTGATCTCACTGGTTGTGGGAACAAACATTTTATTAGGATAAGGAGAACAGACAATGTGTACAGACTGCGGATGTAGTATCAGAGGGACGGAACATGAGCACACTCATGACCACACACATGAGGAGCACAGCCATTCTCATGATTATTCATATGACCATCAAAAGGCGCATGAGCATCTGCATCACAACCCGCAGCTCAACGATGCCAAGACCGTTTCTGTGATCCAGAAGATCCTTGACAAGAATGACCATGAAGCTGACCATAACAGGATACATCTGGAGAAGTCGAATGTGCTGGGTATCAACCTCATGAGTTCTCCGGGTTCGGGAAAAACGACACTGCTCGAGTATTTGGCAGAAGTAGCTCCATTCAAATTCGGAGTGGTAGAGGGAGACCTTGAGACCAACAAAGATGCAGACAGACTGAAAGCCAAAGGGATCATTGCTGAGCAGATACAGACTGGATCAGCCTGTCACCTCGATGCATTCATGGTGCATAAAGGGCTGCACAACATCCCTCTGGAAGAGGTTGATATTCTATTTGTAGAGAATGTGGGGAATCTTGTATGTCCGGCAAGCTATGATGTAGGGACACATCTCAATATCGTACTGGTCTCCATCCCCGAAGGTGAGGACAAGATCGCCAAGTATCCGGTCATGTTCCGACAGGCTGACCTTATACTCATTACCAAAACCGATCTGCTGCCGCATTTCAAGTACGATATCGAAGCAGAGAAGGCTGAAGCGAGACGCATCAAACCCAATGTGGACATCCTTGAGGTGAACATCAACGATATCGATTCGGTCAAAGCGGTAGCTGACTGGATAGAATTCAAAAGAAAAATGCGTTGATTTGTCATCCTCGGGCTTGACCCGGGGATCTGGATTCAAGATTCCCGATCAGGTCGGGAATGACAGGATAAAGAAAAGATTTGAGGAGAAAGAAGTGTGTTTGTCCATTCCAAGTAAAGTGGTAAGAATTTCTGAAGACAAGACCATGTGTACGGTCGATACAATGGGTGTACAGCGTGATGCGAACCTCATGATGATGGACGATGACGATGTGAAAGTGGGAGATTATGTACTTCTGCATATCGGCTTTGTCATGAACAAGATAGATGAAGAGGAAGCGCTGGCTTCCATCGATACCTATAAAGAGATATTGGAACTGATGGATGAGGAGCAGAGGCGGCAGACGATATTGGATGATGACAATTGTGCTGAACGAGGAAGTATCTAATATGTATTCATTCCCCTATTGTTGGAGCCGAGGCGTTGTTTCCCTCTTCATTTTTTTTAGAAAAAAACGAAGCAAAAAAATCGTCTCTACTCTCGAATCGCTTCGCTTTCAAGGTCGTTCGCAGAGACAAGGCACACTTCGTGTGATTGATAGGACTGCTTAATGGAAACATTGGAGTTAAAAAACCTCTATGATGATTTTCGTGATGGAGAAACAATCAAAGCCTATGCGAAGATCATTGCCGAAGATGCAGCAGAGCTTGAGCGTCCTATCAATATCATGGAGGTGTGTGGCGGGCATACGCATACTATTATGAAATTCGGGTTGCCACAGCTTATGCCGGAGAATATCAACTTCATCCACGGTCCGGGATGTCCTGTGTGTATCATGCCCAAAGAACGGATAGACCATGCCTATGTGCTGGCGATGCAGCCTGATGTCATTTTGGTGACTTTGGGAGATATGATCAAGGTACCGGGAAGCAATGGAAGCCTGCAGGATGCCAGAAGCAAAGGGGCGGATGTACGTTTTGTCTACTCTCCGATGGAGTGCCTGAAGATCGCAGAGGAAAACCCTGACAAAACAGTGATCTTCTTTGCCATAGGGTTTGAGACGACCACGCCGATGACAGCGGTCCTTTTGGATCAGGTCATCAAACAGAAGGTTCCCAATATCCTTTTTCACATAAACCATGTTACGGTTCCTGAAGTGATGAAAGAGCTTATCGACAGCCGTGATATACATGTGGACTCCTACAACAACAAAATAGATGCCTTTCTTGGGCCGAGCCATGTCTCTGTCATCAGCGGTGCGAAGATCTATGAAGCGTTCCCACGAGATTACGGCCGTCCGGTCGTCGTTTCCGGCTTCGAACCGGTCGATGTCATGGAAGGCATCAGCATGATCGTCAAACAGTTCGTTGAGAAGCGGTGCGAGCTTGAGGTGCAGTACAAAAGGGTGGTCACTTATGAAGGGAATCTTAACTCCCAAAAGTTGATGAATACCTACTTTGACAAAGTGAGTCTCTTTCGCTGGAGAGGACTGGGTAACGTACCTGACAGCGGACTCAAACTCAAAGAAGCATTCGCTGATTATGATGCCGAGGTGGTGTATAAAGATGTATTGCCTATTGCCGAGATCGAAGACCATAAACTCTGTATCTGTGGGGATATATTGCGCGGGATGGCGAAGCCTCCGGAATGTACCATCTTCGGTACGGCATGTAAGCCTACAACACCTATCGGTTCTTGTATGGTGAGTTCCGAGGGGGCTTGTGCAGCGTATTATAAATATGGAAACCTTATTTAAATGAGCGTAGGGTCGGTTTATCGACCAATATTGAATATGGCCCCTATTCTAATGGTCGATAAATCGACCCTACGTGTAATATGACATAACGGAGAGTATGATGACAAAAAACATAACGATAGCCCACGGTAACGGCGGAGAAGAGAACAACGAACTCATTAAAAACATCTTCTACAAACACTTTGAAAATGAAATACTCTCAAAGAGTGAAGATGCTGCGATCATTCACAATGGAGAACTGGCATTCACAACAGACTCTTTTACCGTCTCTCCTCTCTTTTTCCCCGGAGGAGACATAGGCAAGCTGGCAGTCTGCGGTACCTGCAACGACCTTGCCATGATGGGAGCCAAACCCAAATATCTGACCTGTTCGGTCATCATTGAAGAAGGTTTCTCTTCTCGTGAACTTGAAAAGATCGTCAGAAGTATGAAGAAAGAACTTGAGATAAACGGAGCCATGGTGGTCAGCGGCGATACGAAAGTCGTTCCCAAAGGCTCGGTGGACAAACTCTTCATCAATACGACGGGTATCGGAGAGATAGAGCACAAAGGCATCTCTGCACATAACCTCAAAGAGGGGATGAGTATCCTGGTAAGCCGCGATGTGGGTGCGCATGGTGCAACGATCTTTGCGGCCAGAGAGGGGATAGAACTGGAGAGTTCACTTGAAACGGACTGTGCATCGCTCTATCCTCAGGTGAAAGCACTTATGGATGCAGGCATCGACATCATCGCTCTGAGGGATGCTACCAGGGGAGGTGTCTCAGCTGTACTGAACGAATGGGCAAAAGCTTCGGATGTCTGTATCGAGATCAAAGAAGAGAAAATACCGGTCCAGGAGCAGGTGAAAGGGATCTGTGAGATGCTTGGCTTTGAAGCTGTTGATCTTGCCAACGAGGGTACTTTCGTACTGGCAGTGAGCAAAGGAGATGAAGAAAATGCGTTGGAAGTGTTGCATCAAACACATGAGACGGCAACGATCATCGGCTCTGTGAGCGATCAGCATAAAGGAAAGGTCATCCTCAATTCCTCCTGGGGGACCAAACGCTTCCTTGACCTGCCTACGGGTGAACTCCTGCCCCGGATCTGTTAAGAGGACTGCATGAAAATACTGCTTCTTGTCACAGCTTTCAATTCGCAGACACAGGCTGTCTATACTGCGCTTCAGGAGAGAGGAGATGAAGTCTCTGTTGCCTATGCCATCAGTGAAGAGCAGATGTCGAAAGAGATAGAAACGTTCGGACCTGAACTGATACTCTGTCCGTTCCTGAAATACTATCTGCCTCCAAGCATTTATGAGAACTATCCTACCTATATTTTTCATCCTGGTCCCAGGGGAGACAGAGGACCCAATGCGCTGGAATATGCTTTAAAGAGCCATACCAAAGAGTGGGGTGTGGTAATACTCAAAGCAAATGCGGAGTATGACGGTGGTGATATCTATGCTGAGAAGCATTTTAAAGTAAGGAATACTTATAAGGCCTCACTCTATCGGCAGGAGGTGGTACAGGCATCACTTCAGGCACTGGAGCAGTTCTTTGAACATTATGAGAAGGGCATATGCCAACCGCAGATACTGAATCCTCTCCATGAGAAGTTCACACAGGCCAAAAGGGCTATCGATTGGCAGAAAGATGATACTCAGACCATCATAGGAAAGATCTATCTCTCGGATTCACTTCCCGGAGTGCTTGATGAAATACTGGATGTCCCCTGCTATCTTTACGGTGTCTGGAGAGAAGAGAAGTTCAGAGGCAATCCAAAAGAGATACTGGCCAAGCGTGACGGGGCTGTCTGTCTGGGAACGATCGATGGGGCAGTATGGATAAGCCATCTCAAAGAGCCCGGGAAGTTCAAGCTTCCTGCAACCTATGTACTCAAAGAGAAGTTAAAAGGGATCAAAGAGGAGCGTCTGCCGCTCATCTTTGACAAAAGTTATGATACCTTTTACGAAGTAAGTGTGGAGAAGAGAGACAATGTTGCCTACCTCTGTTTCAATTTCCATAACGGAGCGATGAGTGCAGCACAGTGTGTCCGTCTCAAGTATGCAGTGGAGTATCTCAAAAACGAGTGTGATGTTCTGGTATTGGTCGGAGGGATGGATTTCTTCTCCAACGGTATTCATCTGAATATCCTTGAAGACAGCCAGAAACAGGGAGAGGACGGCTGGGCGAACATCAATGCCATGAATGACCTGGTGCGTTCCATTCTTTTTGCCGATGAGGTGGTCACGGTTGCCTCTTTTGCACGCAATGCAGGTGCCGGCGGTGTCTTTATGGGGCTTGCCTGTGACCATGTCGTGGCAAAAGAGGGTGTGGTACTGAACCCACACTATAAAACGCTGGGGCTGAGCGGAAGTGAATACCATACCTACACGCTGCCAAAACGTGTCGGCAAGGAGAAAGCCGAGGAGCTGCTTGAAGCATGTCTGCCACTCTCTGTACAGAGAGCCAAAACGATCGGTATGGTCGATGAGGTCTTTGCCGATGCCGACTATTATGAATCACTGTACCGATTCGCAAAGAAGAGTTATGATGATGATTTTCTATGGGAAAAGCAGGAGTATCTGGAAGAGAACAGAGAACGCATAGAAGCATGTAAGGAGAAAGAACTTGAAGTGATGCATCCTGAATTTTGGGATAAAGAGAGTGCTTTCCACCAGCTTCGAAGGGAGTTCGTCTATAAAGTCTGTCCGAGAGAGACACCCAAAAGATTAAGCTTTCAGCACCTTCAACAAGCTCAGGTACCGAAGAACGTAGGGTGGGCATTGCACACCACTGAAGGAATATGGCATACAGATAAAAGTACAGCCGAAAGGCCTAAAAAAATGTAAAATTGGTGGCTGAGCCTGTCGAAGCCAAACCAGAGAGGAGAAAAGATGCATGAATACAGTGTAGTACAGGCCCTGCTGAACCAGTGTGAAGAGGTTGCAGTACAGAACGAGGCAGAGAAGGTCACCAAAGTGGTCTGCAAGATCGGTGTGATGAGCGGCATAGAGATACACCTCCTGCAGATGGCCTTCGATACGTTTAAAGAAGGAACGATGTGTGACAGTGCAGAATTCGTCATAAACGAACAGAAACTCAAACTTGAATGCAAAGAGTGCGGGCATATTTTCGAAACGGATGAAATACGATATTATTGTACCAAATGCGAGAGCCTTCGGGTGAAAGTACTCGATGGGGAAGATATGTATCTCA
The window above is part of the Sulfurovum riftiae genome. Proteins encoded here:
- the hypA gene encoding hydrogenase/urease nickel incorporation protein HypA, translated to MHEYSVVQALLNQCEEVAVQNEAEKVTKVVCKIGVMSGIEIHLLQMAFDTFKEGTMCDSAEFVINEQKLKLECKECGHIFETDEIRYYCTKCESLRVKVLDGEDMYLMSLEME
- the hypD gene encoding hydrogenase formation protein HypD — its product is METLELKNLYDDFRDGETIKAYAKIIAEDAAELERPINIMEVCGGHTHTIMKFGLPQLMPENINFIHGPGCPVCIMPKERIDHAYVLAMQPDVILVTLGDMIKVPGSNGSLQDARSKGADVRFVYSPMECLKIAEENPDKTVIFFAIGFETTTPMTAVLLDQVIKQKVPNILFHINHVTVPEVMKELIDSRDIHVDSYNNKIDAFLGPSHVSVISGAKIYEAFPRDYGRPVVVSGFEPVDVMEGISMIVKQFVEKRCELEVQYKRVVTYEGNLNSQKLMNTYFDKVSLFRWRGLGNVPDSGLKLKEAFADYDAEVVYKDVLPIAEIEDHKLCICGDILRGMAKPPECTIFGTACKPTTPIGSCMVSSEGACAAYYKYGNLI
- a CDS encoding hydrogenase small subunit, which translates into the protein MRIVIVGGGIAAAYMANRIKTLSNQTDVLIVSEEQYAPYDRIHLCKLIEKNIDVEEIQLPLDPTVNLELGQKIIKIDSREKKIFSEKNMYAYDVLIIATGSVAKSPFDLDHIENASVFRSADEAFKIAEQIKGREVVLVGAGPISLELLDTLDNVEDIKHITLLVRGKTLYDKTLSPQSIKIMEEAYLKNGKIRISYEDVITDTRIENGRITLLKTTKHTFDDPFLIFGIGITPNIGPFKETLECDRGILTDSYMQTSQEDIYAVGECAQLRENGFIAGHVKACTLQADAAISKILQEDSKPFVPEITIDMLKVGEFDLVDVRSPHFGKEFEKIIIDSEQDKRVDEYYLQYNRLLRFIGLNSNMDVGYIEEIMEENEEIDLKSFYENRLPNEKGRLVCSCEHLYHQDLVSLVVENGIRDFSELKPFSNAGRVCGKCRHTVIQVIESAQKEIDPDMIRKTPEEIQREKVLKKIEKRIEKFNRLHPHNQLSKENFENALASMDIAQKEFNSWVSMVTASMQLHPHFEESVGTALMTLNRIPIIWLELSDCSGNSEAFIKSTHPSIEELIFNYISLDYHELVMSASGEESDTLLEKVIEEHKGTYVLIVEGAVPLGLEGKYLRIGTKGETGVSLLKRCAQEAAMVIGVGSCAFDGGVVAAEPNPTGAVGVSEALGRDDVINIPGCPANPVNIVGTLLHYLMFEELPGLDAQNRPLWAYEGRIHDNCERRGHYELGEFVREWGDEGAKKGWCLFEMGCKGPYAFANCPTMKFNDSTSWPVQAGHGCMACVEKHFFDKYAHERKI
- the hypB gene encoding hydrogenase nickel incorporation protein HypB, with the translated sequence MCTDCGCSIRGTEHEHTHDHTHEEHSHSHDYSYDHQKAHEHLHHNPQLNDAKTVSVIQKILDKNDHEADHNRIHLEKSNVLGINLMSSPGSGKTTLLEYLAEVAPFKFGVVEGDLETNKDADRLKAKGIIAEQIQTGSACHLDAFMVHKGLHNIPLEEVDILFVENVGNLVCPASYDVGTHLNIVLVSIPEGEDKIAKYPVMFRQADLILITKTDLLPHFKYDIEAEKAEARRIKPNVDILEVNINDIDSVKAVADWIEFKRKMR
- the hypE gene encoding hydrogenase expression/formation protein HypE, which translates into the protein MTKNITIAHGNGGEENNELIKNIFYKHFENEILSKSEDAAIIHNGELAFTTDSFTVSPLFFPGGDIGKLAVCGTCNDLAMMGAKPKYLTCSVIIEEGFSSRELEKIVRSMKKELEINGAMVVSGDTKVVPKGSVDKLFINTTGIGEIEHKGISAHNLKEGMSILVSRDVGAHGATIFAAREGIELESSLETDCASLYPQVKALMDAGIDIIALRDATRGGVSAVLNEWAKASDVCIEIKEEKIPVQEQVKGICEMLGFEAVDLANEGTFVLAVSKGDEENALEVLHQTHETATIIGSVSDQHKGKVILNSSWGTKRFLDLPTGELLPRIC
- a CDS encoding hydrogenase maturation protein, yielding MKILLLVTAFNSQTQAVYTALQERGDEVSVAYAISEEQMSKEIETFGPELILCPFLKYYLPPSIYENYPTYIFHPGPRGDRGPNALEYALKSHTKEWGVVILKANAEYDGGDIYAEKHFKVRNTYKASLYRQEVVQASLQALEQFFEHYEKGICQPQILNPLHEKFTQAKRAIDWQKDDTQTIIGKIYLSDSLPGVLDEILDVPCYLYGVWREEKFRGNPKEILAKRDGAVCLGTIDGAVWISHLKEPGKFKLPATYVLKEKLKGIKEERLPLIFDKSYDTFYEVSVEKRDNVAYLCFNFHNGAMSAAQCVRLKYAVEYLKNECDVLVLVGGMDFFSNGIHLNILEDSQKQGEDGWANINAMNDLVRSILFADEVVTVASFARNAGAGGVFMGLACDHVVAKEGVVLNPHYKTLGLSGSEYHTYTLPKRVGKEKAEELLEACLPLSVQRAKTIGMVDEVFADADYYESLYRFAKKSYDDDFLWEKQEYLEENRERIEACKEKELEVMHPEFWDKESAFHQLRREFVYKVCPRETPKRLSFQHLQQAQVPKNVGWALHTTEGIWHTDKSTAERPKKM
- a CDS encoding HypC/HybG/HupF family hydrogenase formation chaperone; translation: MCLSIPSKVVRISEDKTMCTVDTMGVQRDANLMMMDDDDVKVGDYVLLHIGFVMNKIDEEEALASIDTYKEILELMDEEQRRQTILDDDNCAERGSI